The following nucleotide sequence is from Eremothecium cymbalariae DBVPG#7215 chromosome 6, complete sequence.
TCTTCGATTGTTACCAGGTTCACTACTGGGGAATTTCATAAGAACCAAGCCACTATTGGAGCGGCTTTCACCACAAGGACGATATCATGGAAAGAGAATCCTACAAACCGAAGTTCAGAAGAACTAATAACCAAGTCTGtgaattttgaaatatggGATACAGCAGGGCAAGAACGGTATAGGTCTTTGGCTCCGATGTATTACAGGAACACAGACGTGGCTTTgattgtttttgatattacGGATGAGTCTAGCCTTGAGAAAGCTCAGTCATGGATTGATGAGTTAAACACATATGTCGATGAGTCTcgacaaaaacaaattgttATTAAAATAGTAGGTAATAAGATGGATTTGAAAGACTCTAAGTTCGTGAAGGGGGGTTGGAAAACTGTGTCTCTCGTCTCCGCCAAGTCTGGTGAAGGGATTGAAGACTTGTTTATGTGTATTGCTAAGGAAGTCCCGAAGgaaaagtttttggtgAAAGAAGTTGTGAATAAGAAGCCAAAAAATATTCTGAACTTACTTGGTACTACTAGTAGTAATGATCGTTGTAATTGTTGACGTTAAACTTTAGTTCAGTCATATAAGTAATGACAATAGGATTTGACGAAGATTTAAGAATTTATCACAAGACCAACATAATGCATATGAAACAATGTATTCTATAACTCTCCAGGAACTGGATACTTGCCTACCCACTCATAAACCTGGGCGGATAGTTCTTGAACTTGCGTAGATTCTTCACATAGTTGCCGGAAATTGGCTAATTTAGATCTGTTGTCAGCAGCATCGGGGGATTCTTGTGATTTCAGACCAATAGCCAGCTTGACAGCGCGACTCATGAATTCTGCAACTTGTGTAAACTCATCAACACCGAATCCCCTTGTGGTCATTGCTGGAGTACCGACCCTCAGGCCGGATGGGAACAATGCAGACTTGTCATTTGGAACTGTGTTTTTATTAGCTgctatatttattttttccAGGATTGTTTCTAACCTTGCACCGTCGATGCCCAAGTTAGATAGGTTAATTAAAATCAGATGAGTATCAGTACCTCCTGAAACTAGGTTAAATCCACGTTTGATTAACTCTTCGCCAAAGTGCTTGGCGTTTGTGATCACAGATGCTTGATATTCCTTAAATTCCGGAGTCGCAGCCTGTTTGAGTGCAACGGCTAATGCTGAGATGGTATGGTTGTGTGGGCCACCTTGATGGCCTGGGAAGACAGAAAAGTTTATTTTACTATCCAAATCATACATAATCTTCTTGCCCTTTTCGGACACCTTCCTCACGCCCTTTCTGTAAAAGATCATAGCACCTCTTGGACCTCTTAAAGACTTATGAGTGGTCGTAGTTACAATATCGGAATATTCAAAGGGAGAAGGAATAACGCCAGCAGCAACTAAACCAGAGATGTGTGCCATATCGAACATCAGGTAAGCACCGCATGCGTCAGAAATTTCTCTAAAACGCTTACAATCCATGATTCTAGCATAAGCAGAAGCTCCAGCAACAATCACCTTGGGTCTGAATAATTTAGATGTCTTAGATAACGATTCGTAATCAATTAATCCAGTCTGTGAATCAATGTGGTAGGGCATAGTTTGGAAGTATTTTGAAATGTAAGATATCTTGGTACCACTTGGCAATTGATATCCATGAGATAAATGACCACCATGTGGCAGATCCAGGCCCATCAACCGATCATCTGTATTCATTATAGCTGAATACGTATACAAATTGGCAGGAGCTCCGGATAGAGGCTGCACGTTAACACCCCACTGAGCAGGATCCAAGTTGTAAAGGGATAAAGCACGCTTCTGGCAAAGAGATTCAGCCATATCAATGAACTGATTGCCTCCGTAGTAACGCCTGCCAGGGTAACCTTCGGAGTATTTATTCTGCATTTCACTACCTAATAATTCCATCACCGACTTTGAAGTGAAGTTCTCACTTGGTATCAACGTTATACTATGCTTCTGTCTCTCCCGTTCCATCCTTAAAATATCGTACATCTCCTTATCAACTTCCTGTACAGGTTTGGATATCATCGCCTGGTTTGCTGATATCTTACTAGACATCAAACGGGAAGCAATAAGTGTAGGGGTCCCACGAAAAAACGACAAACGGTTTACCAGCATGATTCTTCTAAATCCTAATTATGGAATCAGATAGCTTTGAAATGGTCCGGCTGAGAAGGTGTCTTCAGATACTGAGCAATGAACATAAGGagaaaacttttcaaatataccCACCCACCTCTTTTTGAGCAGACTAGACCATTACTGTAACTTGTGGTGTGCGGACGAAGAATACAAGTAATACCAACGTCTGACCATTAAAACAATATACGGTCTCCAAAGCATAGAAACACAATTACATAGTTCTGCTAACCTTTCAACACTTATTCCTAGTAGCGCAAACCGATTCCTAGGAGTTTTTAGCTTCAGCAACTAATGTAATTTACCTTCGTGAACTACACTACAGCTCAACTCAGACACTTGAGTATACACTCCTGGTTATCATGCTATATCGAATAAACACATGTTTGATGGAATATACCCATCCCCCTTGCCATTGACTTAATAGATTTCTCAATTCCCTGAAGATGGAACAGCGATGACCTTAATGAATTCTAAAATACGAATTCTGTCTGAAAATTCCATTGACACGCAAGAGTACTCAAAAAAGTTGTTAGTGAATACGTCCCTATCCAATTAACTACGGGGTAAGTTCTTATTGTATCTACTTATTTAGAATTAGCATTTCAATTGTGGACTGTGTTATTCCGAAGGAATGTTGATTAGGACTCTGTATGCAAGATCTAAAAACAATTTGGGACCGTCGAATTGCGCTAGCCATGTGGTTCCGCTCATCACGATGAAACCGGCACTTTTGGCGTAGAATGCAAAAGAATACTCGAAGGGGGAGCTATCTCACCTAAGTCAACAATCTAGCTTCAATTACGAATATTCATCCATGTATGTGGGTTCTGTCCTGCATACTCAGAGGTGTTATCTCTTTACTAAAGAAACAATGATGTGAATTCTTCACAGATGAAATGTCCATGAAGCTGATAAGCTAAATTGGAATCCTCATTATAATTGTCAAGCTCTCTTATTAAAACTTCGAATTATGCAAACTAATCAGTTACATCTAATTCACTATAACAGTCATTGTTGTTCATATCACCATGTTcatatcaaaatattcattCAACAGAAATTCTTCTCACACATTTCTCGGTTAATGGAAGAACATGATGAGCTATCTCGTAATCCATGATGCTCAAAGGGTGACTATAGCACGATGCTAATAGAAACCACCAACTAGGATACCCTAGTGGTCAGCATTAATCCTACGTGAATCAGACAATTACTCATTGTTCACATTAAGATTGCGCTCATCCTTACTGAAATCCTTCACTACATAAACCAAAGTAGATTATTCATCCTAACATTAACTGCATTAAAACCCACCCATGATATTCCGTTTGGTTAAGTTTTAAGGAATTCCACAAATAACGAGCATAACAATGAAACCATTCGGAATTAGACGACATAGGAGTCTAGAACTATCACTACTAGATTTTTGTCACAACtattttattatcttttgCATATCTGAAATCTCGCTATTGTGTAAGAATTCTTATCGGAATTTCGAgctttattttttaacGAAGCATGGTGAAATATTAAGTTTGCACTCATGCAATGTTTCTTTCTATTACACTTCTTCTTTGGGTAACCACATTACTCATTAGTTCTTGAGCTTTTGGATTTAAACAATGCACACATACGTACTTGTTAATTAGGTTACTGTATACGCAATGGACTATATAATTGTTTAAACGGGAATGTACTTCGCTTGGTCGAGCAGAACCCCAGAAGCATATAGTCCGGAATTCAACATAATAGGGAAGGTAATCCCAGATTGCTTTAAGACCAAAGACCATTAGGAATGGCTAAAAAGCTTAACCCAGCGGCCAGTCGCTTTCTTAGTGGATGTTTCACATGTTATCATTATAGCAAATGGGGTTTAAGAACTCATCGACTAGAGAGTGGGGAAGGGCGACCATTTGGTAAACATTTGAGCACGCACTCAGGTTCGAACTAAGGACCAACAGATTTGCAATCTGCTGTCCTACTACTCTGCCATAGGAGCCACTAAATAGTTTTGCGGGACGGTGGCTTAcctttttgatatttataCATTATGCTAAATCACGTGGTGATCATTTGTATACTATATTcacattatatatatatacataaatCACTCTGCAGAAGTATTCGTGACTCTCTCAGGGGCATTATTAACCTGGAAGTCACCTCGGTTTACTTCCTGCTGTGTTTTGTATTTCGTACTGCTGTAAGTATAAAGCTATGCCGTTGCATTCAGAATGTAGATAAATTGGCGCCAAGCTTTAGTTCATTTGATGGGAAGAAAATAGCTAGTGTTTTAATCAATCACCA
It contains:
- a CDS encoding Rab family GTPase YPT10 (similar to Ashbya gossypii AEL187C), with amino-acid sequence MTAEYVCQLKLVLLGESSVGKSSIVTRFTTGEFHKNQATIGAAFTTRTISWKENPTNRSSEELITKSVNFEIWDTAGQERYRSLAPMYYRNTDVALIVFDITDESSLEKAQSWIDELNTYVDESRQKQIVIKIVGNKMDLKDSKFVKGGWKTVSLVSAKSGEGIEDLFMCIAKEVPKEKFLVKEVVNKKPKNILNLLGTTSSNDRCNC
- the SHM1 gene encoding glycine hydroxymethyltransferase SHM1 (similar to Ashbya gossypii AEL188W), which gives rise to MLVNRLSFFRGTPTLIASRLMSSKISANQAMISKPVQEVDKEMYDILRMERERQKHSITLIPSENFTSKSVMELLGSEMQNKYSEGYPGRRYYGGNQFIDMAESLCQKRALSLYNLDPAQWGVNVQPLSGAPANLYTYSAIMNTDDRLMGLDLPHGGHLSHGYQLPSGTKISYISKYFQTMPYHIDSQTGLIDYESLSKTSKLFRPKVIVAGASAYARIMDCKRFREISDACGAYLMFDMAHISGLVAAGVIPSPFEYSDIVTTTTHKSLRGPRGAMIFYRKGVRKVSEKGKKIMYDLDSKINFSVFPGHQGGPHNHTISALAVALKQAATPEFKEYQASVITNAKHFGEELIKRGFNLVSGGTDTHLILINLSNLGIDGARLETILEKINIAANKNTVPNDKSALFPSGLRVGTPAMTTRGFGVDEFTQVAEFMSRAVKLAIGLKSQESPDAADNRSKLANFRQLCEESTQVQELSAQVYEWVGKYPVPGEL